The proteins below are encoded in one region of Oxyura jamaicensis isolate SHBP4307 breed ruddy duck chromosome 22, BPBGC_Ojam_1.0, whole genome shotgun sequence:
- the TIA1 gene encoding nucleolysin TIA-1 isoform X2, protein MEDEMPKTLYVGNLSRDVTEALILQLFSQIGPCKNCKMIMDTAGNDPYCFVEFYEHRHAAAALAAMNGRKIMGKEVKVNWATTPSSQKKDTSNHFHVFVGDLSPEITTEDIKAAFAPFGRISDARVVKDMATGKSKGYGFVSFFNKWDAENAIQQMGGQWLGGRQIRTNWATRKPPAPKSTYESNTKQLSYDDVVNQSSPSNCTVYCGGVTSGLTEQLMRQTFSPFGQIMEIRVFPDKGYSFVRFNSHESAAHAIVSVNGTTIEGHVVKCYWGKETPDMISPVQQNQIGYPQAYGQWGQWYGNAQIGQYMPNGWQVPAYGMYGQAWNQQGFNQTQSSAAWMGANYGVQPPQGQNGSVITNQTGYRMAGFETQ, encoded by the exons ATGGAGGATGAAATGCCCAAAACCCT gTATGTGGGGAACCTGTCAAGAGATGTGACCGAAGCTCTAATCCTCCAGCTGTTCAGCCAGATTGGACCAtgcaaaaactgcaaaatgatCATGGAT ACAGCTGGGAACGATCCCTATTGTTTTGTGGAGTTCTATGAGCATCGCCACGCGGCTGCAGCGCTCGCTGCTATGAATGGCCGGAAGATAATGGGTAAG GAGGTGAAAGTGAACTGGGCAACAACCCCCAGCAGCCAGAAGAAAGATACGAGCA ACCATTTCCATGTCTTTGTCGGAGACCTCAGTCCAGAAATCACAACTGAAGATATTAAAGCAGCTTTTGCGCCATTTGGAAGAATATC agATGCGCGTGTGGTTAAGGACATGGCAACGGGAAAATCCAAAGGCTATGGCTTCGTTTCCTTCTTCAATAAATGG GATGCAGAGAATGCTATTCAGCAGATGGGTGGCCAGTGGCTTGGTGGAAGGCAAATCAGAACAAACTGGGCAACAAGGAAACCTCCGGCTCCAAAGAGTACCTACGAAT CAAACACCAAACAGCTATCTTACGACGACGTGGTCAATCAGTCCAGCCCGAGCAATTGCACTGTGTACTGCGGAGGTGTGACCTCGGGACTGACAG AACAGCTAATGCGCCAGACCTTTTCTCCGTTCGGGCAGATAATGGAAATTCGAGTCTTCCCCGATAAAGGATACTCCTTCGTACG GTTTAATTCTCACGAGAGCGCTGCACACGCGATCGTTTCTGTCAACGGAACAACTATAGAGGGACACGTGGTGAAGTGCTACTGGGGCAAGGAAACACCAGACATGATCAGTCCGGTCCAGCAG AATCAAATCGGCTACCCGCAGGCGTACGGGCAGTGGGGCCAGTGGTACGGCAACGCGCAGATCGGTCAGTACATGCCCAACGGCTGGCAGGTCCCGGCGTACGGGATGTACGGGCAGGCGTGGAACCAGCAGGGCTTCAA CCAGACGCAGTCTTCGGCGGCGTGGATGGGCGCCAACTACGGAGTTCAGCCACCGCAGGGGCAGAACGGGAGCGTGATCACCAACCAAACTGGATACCGCATGGCAGGCTTCGAAACGCAGTGA
- the TIA1 gene encoding nucleolysin TIA-1 isoform X1 yields MEDEMPKTLYVGNLSRDVTEALILQLFSQIGPCKNCKMIMDTAGNDPYCFVEFYEHRHAAAALAAMNGRKIMGKEVKVNWATTPSSQKKDTSSSTVVSTLPSQDHFHVFVGDLSPEITTEDIKAAFAPFGRISDARVVKDMATGKSKGYGFVSFFNKWDAENAIQQMGGQWLGGRQIRTNWATRKPPAPKSTYESNTKQLSYDDVVNQSSPSNCTVYCGGVTSGLTEQLMRQTFSPFGQIMEIRVFPDKGYSFVRFNSHESAAHAIVSVNGTTIEGHVVKCYWGKETPDMISPVQQNQIGYPQAYGQWGQWYGNAQIGQYMPNGWQVPAYGMYGQAWNQQGFNQTQSSAAWMGANYGVQPPQGQNGSVITNQTGYRMAGFETQ; encoded by the exons ATGGAGGATGAAATGCCCAAAACCCT gTATGTGGGGAACCTGTCAAGAGATGTGACCGAAGCTCTAATCCTCCAGCTGTTCAGCCAGATTGGACCAtgcaaaaactgcaaaatgatCATGGAT ACAGCTGGGAACGATCCCTATTGTTTTGTGGAGTTCTATGAGCATCGCCACGCGGCTGCAGCGCTCGCTGCTATGAATGGCCGGAAGATAATGGGTAAG GAGGTGAAAGTGAACTGGGCAACAACCCCCAGCAGCCAGAAGAAAGATACGAGCA GTAGTACCGTTGTCAGCACACTGCCTTCACAAG ACCATTTCCATGTCTTTGTCGGAGACCTCAGTCCAGAAATCACAACTGAAGATATTAAAGCAGCTTTTGCGCCATTTGGAAGAATATC agATGCGCGTGTGGTTAAGGACATGGCAACGGGAAAATCCAAAGGCTATGGCTTCGTTTCCTTCTTCAATAAATGG GATGCAGAGAATGCTATTCAGCAGATGGGTGGCCAGTGGCTTGGTGGAAGGCAAATCAGAACAAACTGGGCAACAAGGAAACCTCCGGCTCCAAAGAGTACCTACGAAT CAAACACCAAACAGCTATCTTACGACGACGTGGTCAATCAGTCCAGCCCGAGCAATTGCACTGTGTACTGCGGAGGTGTGACCTCGGGACTGACAG AACAGCTAATGCGCCAGACCTTTTCTCCGTTCGGGCAGATAATGGAAATTCGAGTCTTCCCCGATAAAGGATACTCCTTCGTACG GTTTAATTCTCACGAGAGCGCTGCACACGCGATCGTTTCTGTCAACGGAACAACTATAGAGGGACACGTGGTGAAGTGCTACTGGGGCAAGGAAACACCAGACATGATCAGTCCGGTCCAGCAG AATCAAATCGGCTACCCGCAGGCGTACGGGCAGTGGGGCCAGTGGTACGGCAACGCGCAGATCGGTCAGTACATGCCCAACGGCTGGCAGGTCCCGGCGTACGGGATGTACGGGCAGGCGTGGAACCAGCAGGGCTTCAA CCAGACGCAGTCTTCGGCGGCGTGGATGGGCGCCAACTACGGAGTTCAGCCACCGCAGGGGCAGAACGGGAGCGTGATCACCAACCAAACTGGATACCGCATGGCAGGCTTCGAAACGCAGTGA
- the TIA1 gene encoding nucleolysin TIA-1 isoform X3, with protein sequence MIMDTAGNDPYCFVEFYEHRHAAAALAAMNGRKIMGKEVKVNWATTPSSQKKDTSSSTVVSTLPSQDHFHVFVGDLSPEITTEDIKAAFAPFGRISDARVVKDMATGKSKGYGFVSFFNKWDAENAIQQMGGQWLGGRQIRTNWATRKPPAPKSTYESNTKQLSYDDVVNQSSPSNCTVYCGGVTSGLTEQLMRQTFSPFGQIMEIRVFPDKGYSFVRFNSHESAAHAIVSVNGTTIEGHVVKCYWGKETPDMISPVQQNQIGYPQAYGQWGQWYGNAQIGQYMPNGWQVPAYGMYGQAWNQQGFNQTQSSAAWMGANYGVQPPQGQNGSVITNQTGYRMAGFETQ encoded by the exons atgatCATGGAT ACAGCTGGGAACGATCCCTATTGTTTTGTGGAGTTCTATGAGCATCGCCACGCGGCTGCAGCGCTCGCTGCTATGAATGGCCGGAAGATAATGGGTAAG GAGGTGAAAGTGAACTGGGCAACAACCCCCAGCAGCCAGAAGAAAGATACGAGCA GTAGTACCGTTGTCAGCACACTGCCTTCACAAG ACCATTTCCATGTCTTTGTCGGAGACCTCAGTCCAGAAATCACAACTGAAGATATTAAAGCAGCTTTTGCGCCATTTGGAAGAATATC agATGCGCGTGTGGTTAAGGACATGGCAACGGGAAAATCCAAAGGCTATGGCTTCGTTTCCTTCTTCAATAAATGG GATGCAGAGAATGCTATTCAGCAGATGGGTGGCCAGTGGCTTGGTGGAAGGCAAATCAGAACAAACTGGGCAACAAGGAAACCTCCGGCTCCAAAGAGTACCTACGAAT CAAACACCAAACAGCTATCTTACGACGACGTGGTCAATCAGTCCAGCCCGAGCAATTGCACTGTGTACTGCGGAGGTGTGACCTCGGGACTGACAG AACAGCTAATGCGCCAGACCTTTTCTCCGTTCGGGCAGATAATGGAAATTCGAGTCTTCCCCGATAAAGGATACTCCTTCGTACG GTTTAATTCTCACGAGAGCGCTGCACACGCGATCGTTTCTGTCAACGGAACAACTATAGAGGGACACGTGGTGAAGTGCTACTGGGGCAAGGAAACACCAGACATGATCAGTCCGGTCCAGCAG AATCAAATCGGCTACCCGCAGGCGTACGGGCAGTGGGGCCAGTGGTACGGCAACGCGCAGATCGGTCAGTACATGCCCAACGGCTGGCAGGTCCCGGCGTACGGGATGTACGGGCAGGCGTGGAACCAGCAGGGCTTCAA CCAGACGCAGTCTTCGGCGGCGTGGATGGGCGCCAACTACGGAGTTCAGCCACCGCAGGGGCAGAACGGGAGCGTGATCACCAACCAAACTGGATACCGCATGGCAGGCTTCGAAACGCAGTGA
- the TIA1 gene encoding nucleolysin TIA-1 isoform X4 — protein sequence MATGKSKGYGFVSFFNKWDAENAIQQMGGQWLGGRQIRTNWATRKPPAPKSTYESNTKQLSYDDVVNQSSPSNCTVYCGGVTSGLTEQLMRQTFSPFGQIMEIRVFPDKGYSFVRFNSHESAAHAIVSVNGTTIEGHVVKCYWGKETPDMISPVQQNQIGYPQAYGQWGQWYGNAQIGQYMPNGWQVPAYGMYGQAWNQQGFNQTQSSAAWMGANYGVQPPQGQNGSVITNQTGYRMAGFETQ from the exons ATGGCAACGGGAAAATCCAAAGGCTATGGCTTCGTTTCCTTCTTCAATAAATGG GATGCAGAGAATGCTATTCAGCAGATGGGTGGCCAGTGGCTTGGTGGAAGGCAAATCAGAACAAACTGGGCAACAAGGAAACCTCCGGCTCCAAAGAGTACCTACGAAT CAAACACCAAACAGCTATCTTACGACGACGTGGTCAATCAGTCCAGCCCGAGCAATTGCACTGTGTACTGCGGAGGTGTGACCTCGGGACTGACAG AACAGCTAATGCGCCAGACCTTTTCTCCGTTCGGGCAGATAATGGAAATTCGAGTCTTCCCCGATAAAGGATACTCCTTCGTACG GTTTAATTCTCACGAGAGCGCTGCACACGCGATCGTTTCTGTCAACGGAACAACTATAGAGGGACACGTGGTGAAGTGCTACTGGGGCAAGGAAACACCAGACATGATCAGTCCGGTCCAGCAG AATCAAATCGGCTACCCGCAGGCGTACGGGCAGTGGGGCCAGTGGTACGGCAACGCGCAGATCGGTCAGTACATGCCCAACGGCTGGCAGGTCCCGGCGTACGGGATGTACGGGCAGGCGTGGAACCAGCAGGGCTTCAA CCAGACGCAGTCTTCGGCGGCGTGGATGGGCGCCAACTACGGAGTTCAGCCACCGCAGGGGCAGAACGGGAGCGTGATCACCAACCAAACTGGATACCGCATGGCAGGCTTCGAAACGCAGTGA
- the TIA1 gene encoding nucleolysin TIA-1 isoform X5 has product MEDEMPKTLYVGNLSRDVTEALILQLFSQIGPCKNCKMIMDTAGNDPYCFVEFYEHRHAAAALAAMNGRKIMGKEVKVNWATTPSSQKKDTSSSTVVSTLPSQDHFHVFVGDLSPEITTEDIKAAFAPFGRISVSLKNGQNCHG; this is encoded by the exons ATGGAGGATGAAATGCCCAAAACCCT gTATGTGGGGAACCTGTCAAGAGATGTGACCGAAGCTCTAATCCTCCAGCTGTTCAGCCAGATTGGACCAtgcaaaaactgcaaaatgatCATGGAT ACAGCTGGGAACGATCCCTATTGTTTTGTGGAGTTCTATGAGCATCGCCACGCGGCTGCAGCGCTCGCTGCTATGAATGGCCGGAAGATAATGGGTAAG GAGGTGAAAGTGAACTGGGCAACAACCCCCAGCAGCCAGAAGAAAGATACGAGCA GTAGTACCGTTGTCAGCACACTGCCTTCACAAG ACCATTTCCATGTCTTTGTCGGAGACCTCAGTCCAGAAATCACAACTGAAGATATTAAAGCAGCTTTTGCGCCATTTGGAAGAATATC AGTGTCTCTGAAGAATGGACAGAATTGCCATGGCTAA